A stretch of DNA from Ciona intestinalis chromosome 8, KH, whole genome shotgun sequence:
gtatgtaaatttgtgggtaCTTTTTTTACCATCAAGTGTTTCGCTTAAGGacatatacacccacaatggtagcagcatcgagctttgaGCCTGTATCCTCTGGCTTAGAAGCAAGCACTCTAACCCTTGAACCACATTAATAACCGCTATACCATGGCAGCATAACTTACCGTCACAACTTATCACTCCACAGACAGTGCACAAATTCGCCACCAAGGAGCAATCCAAAGTAGTTTCTAACCGAGCGTTACCCGTAGCAACGGACACGCTTAGAACACCGATTGCATCTCTATTATCAACAAACAAAGAAGctgttgatgacatcacaatgccaGGTGTTCCAATTCGAAACCGAACATTACAGGTGAAAAGTTTTTCTGACAGaagttttgttgcattttcTGTTGTGAGTTAATGAGTTTTTTGGGCAGAAATATTAACAATCCTTGGGCAAAAccggaaattgctccaacccagtggtcatgtctaaattgtcagccatacaaaaaaaacaatcacaaacaaagttacatatacttggtaattcgtaagcggacacaaggtgtatgaaacagaatacctatgttataactttgtttcattcattgtttaattcatCCATTTAACCTACTAGCATGGTTACAatacattataacacaatCATTCACTTTATAGGAAGCAGTGCAAGTCGTCCTTGAAACAAAATCCCATGTTTTGCCCCCAATCCCCAAGATATGTCAACAATTTGTTGCAGCTTTGTTACTTGATGGTGCAAATATACATGAAGAGTAAGTCTCTGGCATTCGTGCTGTTACCAGTGTTTCATGATTATAAATTCCTAACGATCTTTAGCACTCAAGACAACACTGGAAAAATTGCCAGTGTTTCACAATCATAAACGCTTGAGGTTCTATAAACAGTGCAGGCAACACTGAAAAAGTAGACACTTATaggttgtttaataaaacagctatttttgttttgtacttAGATTTTAAACAGAGTTTTCCTTATTATAGTCCACGTTCTGACTAATACCAGTTTTCTAAAATcacaaactaataaaaatctttttatattaaagttttggTAGCATTGAAAAAAGATAGCTGGATAGTATGTTATTGCTGGGTAAATATAATGCTGTTTAATTGTGTAGTAAAATTGTTTTCCTGTTCTTATCTAAAAGAACCTGCAACTGAACCGGTGGTATACCGACTGTCTACGCcctacaaaaaaatcaaaatggcCATTCTTTTAGTCTTTTTTTTCCTTAGAacctgtttcatacaaataGTACAATAAGCAAACTACCAACTAAACCCATATTTAGCCTTATTACACAactacaaagttaaatacatgctaacttgtaagcgggcacaaggtgtatgaaaccgaataCTTTTACTGTTATCTCTGCTgccaaaacataaataaaaacaatttctttttttaagatCGGAAGACGTAACTGCAATGGAGGTATGCACGACAGAGCCTTCTACCTTGAATGTTAAACCGGTTAAAACTGGTTTAAAGCGGAACGATCCAGATCCGGACGTGGACGATTTTGATTGGTTGGCAGAATCgtttgcaaatttaaaataatttccgTGGTTGtaattcaaataaaacagaaaacggAAAATACGCCTCTATCATTGTAATAATGCATGGAAACGTAGAACTAATGTAAGATACCTGCAACAGATATTCGTTTATTCCACGCGGGTGAGATCCTAGAAACAATGACGACAcaggacctaggatttaagcCTCAATAAATatcattctatatgggtgaggtcctacagtgaggcatgccatgggacctgggatttaggacaaagttggcccattaccccaacattgtatatgcacattctattctatatatgggtgaggttcagTGTGGCACAGGAATAGCGGTCTATATTCTATAGTTGGCCGATAAATAATGATACGGTGAATGCGATAAATAATGATACGGTGAATGGTTAcgtttttcttgtttaatataaCACACGTTGTTATATTGTGGGCAGAAGGTTGAGGCGCAGGTCGTCCCCTCATTCCATCCGCCGTTCGAAACCATGCCGCTCTCACGTGTCCCGAGCTTTGTACCCGCACCCCGCTCAACATAAGTCTGACTTGAAGCAAAACAGTAACGACTCCATGACAAGTCCGGGTTTCAACTCAGTTTATTCGACAAATCGGCGTCTACGATACAGGCAACAGCAAGTGCAGGTCCTAACTCTTGCCGACTGCCTGCTTATACAGTACGGGGCAGGGCTATGTCGAGACCTTAAATGCAAGAAGATCATTATACACAGAGCAAATTCTCTCAGTATTATCCTAATAATGTTTTTCCCTAATCATTGCGATTGAGTGTAATTCTCATTGTTATACATGGGAAAGGAAACGATTAGTCGTGTCCGCTTAATTAACTGTGTCTCGTAATTTAAAGCGTCAGGTTTAACAACTACAGCCCTTTTCCAATTTAATTTCTGGCGCTATTTTTGAGGCTTTGATTGTCTGGATGCATACATTGGTACAAGTGAcatgattttaatttcaaagcGAAATTTCCTGACGAGTGTTTTTTCATTATTCAGTGGATCAAAATAtcatcttttatttattttatgtttctacATTTCGTCCTGCAACAACTAAAACAACCTCTTCACAAAAAGCGTTAAGCCATTAGCCACTTTACACGACAGTACGCAATCTTTATGCATATTGTGaaatttagatatatatatgtatgttaaaaTCTGTGGCCGAAACCCCAACCGCTACTATAAAACAGCATGATACTGCCATTATTGAGGGCGTATCTGTCTTTTAGCCAAGacacatataataatataattcccgacaaagttacattcgatTAGGAAACAGagcaaccgtgttataactgctGTCGTCAGCACACCATGCGAGGGTAGATAAGTTATATAATTGTGGTacctcgtaagcgggcacgaggtgtataaaacagaccacccgtgttgtaacgactgccgttgacCTGCCACagtgtaaataagttacattcaaagtTATAGCACCGTGTACAAAGGTGCCATTCCATAAGTTTATGAGTTTGAACAGTAACTTTGCTAGTCAggaaaaaatgacgtcacaccaaaGCGTTCATGCATGACGAGGGTCTGTGGGGCGATTCATTCATACCTTGCAAGCGTGTGGTTTAGTTATGTGATGCATAAAGTGCTGTGGGTGAAGATGGATCCcgttagcccataatatcccatatttcctaattgtgttttcaacaattatcAACGCACTTTtatagtcgtgaggatacggttatataattctgcaaaggtgttttatttactaaatgggacgtTAAAAGTGAATAGAAGCacataccatcttaccccagcctactatatatgtattttgcAGAAGTTAGTCGAGCATGACTAAGtttagtgacgtcattgatTACGTAGCAGGCAATGGGTTcttttatgtatttctgatCTTGTTGGTGAACGGTTGCAACATACCGGTATCGATGATGCACACAAGCGCTGTATTTATATGTAAGTTATTAtaatagtactatggggtacatgggacacctttagcacataatatccaaatatcctgatcgtgttttaaacaattaccaacagtctatggaagtcgtaaggttacggttttatgattctttgaatttttttatgtttactaccaaatggaacgagaaaatagaaggaaaaggtgtcccatccttccaccaccctactatatatgttttgtatggAAGCgtaggtttagcagccacgtttatttgacacttttttacaggtagtttttacccaaagcgcgttttaacgactgtcgttttgttgctaatccCATTTTTTCGTgggtttatttaatttgaccTTCGCTgctgtattcgaagagataaataaacttgatattatgtttaaatggcCGTTTTACAACCGCAGTTACTTAGCGCTTGGCATAACTAAAGCCCTTGGTTTTTGTGGTGATTCACCAGCGTTGCTGCGTGGTCTCCATGGTATATAGTAAGATACTATAAAAAGAAGGTGTTTAATTAGTTAAGTGTATGTTAATGGCTTATTGCATATGTTAATGGCTTAATGCATAATACAGCAAATAATATgggtgggggagataggacacctttagcacataatatccaaatatcctgatcatgttttaaaagattaacaacggtcgtcaggatacggttttatatttatttcaattttttgtttactactaaatgaaacaagtaaatataataaaaagacgtcccatcttccccgatcCTACTGTATAcctaataataaaacataatacagCGAAACGGGGAGTGGCTTATTGGTTCATTTGATCGCATGGTTTACTTGGATAACTGTGGTAATTTTAGAGCTAATGCAAATAGCGCCGACCTCGTGGGAAGTACATCAGATCATGCATTATACTTATAGTAGGCAAACTTTCACCCAACAAGTAATTCTAATATGATAATTCTCCGGCGTATTGCAATGACCGTTGTTTTATCTTTACTTTTGGCTTTAGCATACTAATCTTACCGTCGTTCCTGTAACCGTGTGCACGAAGCAAAGGCGCGCTTAAAAATGTATGTGTGTGGTCCTATACTCTTATAGTAAGGTATAAGACCTTTTTATGTAGgtcacagttggcccattaccccaacattgtatatgcacattctattctatatgggtgaggtcttacagtgaggcacgccatggggtctgagatttaggccagagttgcccattaccccaacattgtatatgcacattctattctatatgggtgaggtcctacagtgagacacgcaatgggtcctaggatttaaaccagagttggcccattaccccaacattgtatatgcacattcttgCATGAGCAGAAGTCTATCACCGCATTTAATCCATACATAACTTTAATATCATTTTCAGCCAACACGCCGAAGTTCCGATGTTATATTGATGAAATAGACAACCCAAGTCACACATGGAACAATAACGTTACCGGGAATAACATAGCTCATATGTTCCTACCATGGAAAGAGGGCAAACAGGTAAAATTATACTCACACAAAATGTTAACCACACGTTTGTACGGTTCGTTACACCTGAGTTGAGACTGCATTTGTCAGTGTCGACCCGGATTTAATGTTatactgtggtgtaagatggataccgttcgCACCAGTTATGCTCTGTTTCGTAATCGTGTTTTACCAATAACGCTCTAaataacgctcttttaaagttgtgAGGATGCTAGGCTGTACGGCTTAAAACTGCTTGAGTCAAAGTGTAACACATGCAACAATACAACTatactgtggtgtaagatggataccgttaagTTATGATCTGTTtcgtaatcgtgttttaacaacgttcttttagaatcgtgaagatatggttatataaccAGTAGCTAAAAAGTCTTACACACAaacaatgtatagtagggtggggtaaggtggggcacctttaaaacatattaactcattaccctgatcgtgttttaaacaattaaaacggtcaatgggagttgtgagggtccggtttcataattttttaattgttttttgtttactatcaaatgagacgaaaaaatagaaagaaaaggtgtcccatgttaccccaccctactatattcaacTGTCGCTTTGTTGCCCTTACACTTGCAATCTTATTCAATGAGATAAAAtccatataatatattacagtcGTACGATTCGTGTCGCCGTAAAATCTACAACTTGTCAAGTTGTGATGAAGCAAACATCGAATGCGTTCGTGGGCTGGTGGCGACTAATGCGACATTCACATCTGTATCTTGTAATGGGAGTTACCTGTTCGACCATAGCGTGTTCAAATCGACTACTGTAACTGAGGAAAGTATTTATGTATTTGATtggatgaatgtaatttgtttatcctcgcatggtggggtaacgacagtcattataccacgggtgttctgtttcatgcacctcgtgcccgcttacgagttaccacgtatgtaataaTTGGTCCAACcgagtggttactaatgggctgtccaaattgtcaagGACTAAAAAAAACCACAAAACTACatgtacgtggtaacttgtaagcgggcatgaggtacATGGAACAGAACAGCtgggttataacgactataaTTGCTCCGCCATCaaacgaggataaacaagttacatccattaATTCTTACAGCtaaataatgttataacaacctaAACGAACATAATGTTTTTCAGTGGAACTTAGTGTGTGACCGTGCCACCCTGAAAACTATCTCAACTTCCATTTACTTTCTTGGTGTTTTCTTTGGTTCTGTAATGGCGGGTGTACTGTCGGACAAGTGAGTTAGGGCTTAcaatatttgatttaatttaactgcgacactcgtaagcgggcacgaggtttatgaaacagaacacccgtgttataacgactgttgttgccctgtcatgagaggataattaagttctatacgtggtaacttgtaagcgggcatgaggtgtatgaaacagaacacccgtgttataatgactgttgttgccccgccatgcgaggataaacaatacattcatttattcatttacgttgttttaaacagattcGGCCGTGTATTTATATTACGAGTGGCGTCCGTGGTTTCCGCGATAATCATCGCACTCAACGGGATATCACCAAACGTCTATGTTTTCTATTTGTTACAATTTCTAACTGGTGTTGTTTGCATGGGTACAATAATGTCCAGCGTTGTATACGGTGAGCATATCCGACTATTCGGTGTCCATagtatattatagtaggttggggtaatatgggacacacacacatatatatggcAGGCTGTGGGGTTAGATGGGACACAGATATATATCAGTATTGTGTGCGGTGGGACATATGATAGTGTAACCGAATAGACTCCAAATAAACCGATTGAATCTGTAATCATTGTCTGTAATTGATACCATGCCACAACTCTTCATTCTCAGCCATTAAATTCTCTgatatcgtcccatttagttgtaaaccaagaacatttaCAGTTATTTAACCATATCCTTATGACTCTAAAAGGAATAACTAACTATAAGCACGATCTGTATATGGCTTTTATTATTCGTGAACCGAATCTGTGTGGTATTTTTCCtcttgtttaatgtttaaatccACCATTCTCAGCCATTGAAATAGCTAAGGAGAAACATCGGTTGCTTGCCGGGATTTTCTGCAACGTTATGTTCGGTGTTGGATGCGCGTTGTTTAGCGTGATCGCTTATTTTATTCGGGATTGGAGGAACATAGAGTTCGCAGTTGCTCTTTTATTTGTCCCGTGCATACTTGATGCGTTTATAATGGTAGAATCACCAAGGTGAGATACACATATTGTTGTTTAACTCTAGTTAGCGTTCAATACACAGGCCAGATTaacaattttgaaaatgtAGTATagtgtgggagaagatgggacacattttcattatattttctcgttccatttggtatagtaaacaaagaacttttaaaaaattataaaaccgtatcctcacgactcatagacagttgttaattgtttaaaacacgatcagaatatttagatattatgtgctaaaggtgtcccatcttcccccaccctactatataatatcgTTTGGGCTATATGGCCTCCACTTTTAGACTACCCaatagcgaccactgggttagagcagtTGCCGTTAAGCGTCTGGCCCCAAAACACGTaagcccacaatagtagcattgttaagtcttgaacccatatcTCCCGGTCTAAAAGTAAGCCCACTACACACATTACAACGGACACCATATAGTGGTAAACAATATCTCCCCCAATATTGTAGATGGCTTTATGGAAGAAACAGAACGGACGAAGCCAAAGAAAGTTGTAAACGTATTGCTCGGATGAACGGCGTTAAGTTTGATGATGGAATTTGGGACAACTTGGATGATAAGGTGAGATATATAGGCCGTGGTTTGGTCAAACAAAGTGTATATGGCTGACGATTAGACAACCCTATAGGTgccattctattctatatgagtgatgTCTGCACTACTTCAgcataaaggtggctgtacatagtatccggcatgcgaagtcgtatgcaaccCCATTACcaagttccgcatgcggcagcgaaatcccgacaaaacagacaaaacggacgaattccggatactgtgtacactGTGCAGCCACCTCAACACGCCTTTGCACCTGAGGTTTAAGTCAGCGTTAACCCATAACCTCTTAAAACAATACAAGACGCAACAACTTTTACAGTTTACTTCACGCTTTTTTGCTACCATAATTTTTTcgtaatttttttgtcttttctaAGCGAAAAAAAAATGGACCAAAAACTAGATAAGACACCAGAAATATGTCCAACACCCTGTACATGAACACTGTTAACTGTTTTGCCTAAGGATATATACGCCCATAGCGATTACAACATCAACCCTTTGACCACAGAGACAGGTGTTTCAACCACTTTGATACGGCATCGAAATAACCACAGAATCTTAAGatatttaagtaaataaaGACAATTAAGCCCAATCTTATTCTCTGTTTAGCCAAAAAGTTCGGAGGAATCTCACAACAGTCTGACTGAGATATTCGTTCGCCCTTACAGCCGGTTCCTCATTTGCAGTGTAATGTTTATATGGGCGGTTACAAGGTAAGacactaaaatattatttcgtaTATAAGAGAGTAGCTTAACGATTTTTAACTGTGGGTACGCAGCctgtttactttttatccttgcatggcggggcaacgacagtcgataacacgagtgttctgtttcacacacctcgtgcccgttcacgagttaccacgtatgtaacttatttatcctcgcatagcgggcAAAGACACTGGAATTATAACACTTACATCGTTGGGCAATTCTCGTTGCATAATAACAGAATACACCGAGCGGTCCCTTTAATTGGTGCATGTCCGATATGTCGACAATACTCactacatagtggacatagcaaACATAGTGcaaactaattaaagggaccctATACGCTGAGTGCTGCTAAATGCACCATTAGTTGGACTAAATTTTTGTTGACCGCGTACTTTGTAACACTTAACTGTAGCCTTTAGCAAAATAATTTGCTCTCAGAGTATAGCCCGCATTGTAAGAGTTTAAGAGgccattcattcaaaatacaTAAAAGCCACACAAAGAGCATGAATATAACAAAACCCATGTTTGAATACAAATTTAGTGTCATAAAGTTTAtggttaaatttaatatgGAAAAGTTTTATTCAGTGCCTTAACGAGTAGACTAAACATGACTTGTGTCTTTGTCTGCGTTTATAAGATAAAGGGGTACACACCCCCTTTTTTACGAATCCTATAAATGCCACACCCCctagtttaaaaatcaaaaacaaatatttgttttcaactTACATGAAGTATAGAAAATGAAGAAGGTGTCTCTAGTTAACAATTCGTATTAAACtctgtatatgggtgagaccCTACAAACCTACAGCATGGCAAGCCATGGGATAcgtgatttaggccagagttggcctattaccccaacattgtatatgcacattctattccatTTGGGTGAAGTCCTATACGACGTTTTAGTCCATGGGATccgggatttaggccagaaaaCATCATCCTGCACTCATTCATTCgaataacaacaataacacCTTCAGCCTCGTCTACTACGGCCTTATTCTCAACGGCGGTTCGCTCGCTGGCGACATCTTCTGGAACAACGCGCTGGGTGGATTAGTTGAAGTATTTGCCGACATTACATTTTACTTCATGGTTTTGAAAGTTGGGGTTCGAAACTTGGTGGCAACGACTTTGTTCATCGCTAGTTTTTCATGCATTGCTTCAACTGTTGTGGCACAGACGGGATCAGGGAACACGGGTAGGGTGTTTTAACTCGATTATTTGTGTTGGGTAAGTTGGAtaacgttagcacataatgtcgcATATTTCCtcatcatgttttttttactttaaccaACAAAGTGaaatatggtaacttgtaagcgggcacgaggtgtatgaaacagaacacccgtgttacagcTATAACTGCCGCTGAtcgttattaaacaaataacaggaTAAAGAAGTTGCACTCTTTCCCCGTCCCATttattggtaaacaaagaatatttgaagaaatatagttttaaaaagcgcggttaattgttaaaaacacgactaAGCAATATGGGGTAaaatgtgctaacggtatccatctcaccccacagtaatatacactAACATTTCTACCAACAGCCCTCGAAACCCTCGGCTTAATCTTCGCAATGATTGGTCGTTTCGGAACCAGCGGTTCTTTCGCCATGATTTTCGTACAATGCCCACAGCTATTCCCAACTTCAGGaaggtaaaaatatactttgctGCTATTGGCATATTATACTTGTTGGTAAATCAGCTCTTATTGGGTCATTTTTTTGATGTTCTGGGTCTTTAACGGCAAATGACGTATATACTACATAAACTATATTTCTGTATACCGtattataaactgtttatGTCTATATAACGTACCGGCTATTTTATACTGTATATGGGCCATGCATCTTTGTGCAACATATGCAATAGGCTATGCCTATATACTATCATGCGTGTTTGCTACACCAGCcataatgtaaaaaagtatttttcgtattatctgtttaaaaatgttgaaataaagttttatgtcacATAATCAAGTAAATGCCAATAACTCAATTACCTGATCTTGTAACAGAACGACAGCTCTTGGCCTCTCCTCAATGGCCGCGAGAATCGGTTCAATATTAAGTCCTTTCACCATCCAAGTACAAGAAGATATACCGTGGCTGTCTCCGGTGGGCGCTCCCTTACATGTTATGCTTAAACTCGCAACgaatatacacacatatatatatatatagttaagattgaatgaatgtaacttacttatcctcgcgtggcggggcaacgacagtcgttataacacgggtgttctgtttcataaacctcgtgcccgcttacaagttaccacgtatgtaactcatttatcctcgcgtggcggggctatgacagtcgttataacatgggtgttctgtttcataaacctcgtgcccgcttacaagttaccacgtatatatcTCAGTGGGCGATCACTTTTCgcaaattttgtattttctataCATTTTACTAAACACTAAGTATCCTCTTTTGAAACTCTCTTTATACAGGTTATATTCGGTATCCTTGCCTTTTTCGCTGCTTCTCTCGCTCTTACATTTCCCAGGACATCCGGGAAGCCATTAACCATGAACTTCGACGAGGcggaaaaagtttttaaaattcattatcaaaaaaatgtttttcctAGAATTCCTTTTATGAAGACGAAAAGGTATTTTGACTCTGTATTcatactttatataaattactTGATTTAGTGTTCATATGGTTTAACTATACTTAAAATGGGGTAAGGTGGTTCATATTTCTATTCTCTTCTATAGCCCCCTTAATATtaagcaaagaatatttacagaactatataaccgtatccttacgactcccatataccgttgttaattgttaaaacacgatcaggaaacatgggatattatgtgctaacggtatccatcttaccccagaaTACGATCTCACCCCATattaccatcttaccccataacaccattttaccccaaaataccattttaccccataaTACTATATAGTGCTAAAACAACCGTACAGACCGGCAACATACTTATAACGCATTCACAGAGTAACTGCCGATACCGACTtagaagaaacaaagaaaatggtTTCTGCTGATTCACCATCAACCGCATACACTTCAGACTGTTGAATGTAAAATACGaatgcaaaataataaattataaagttgaaattaatcttttagtaaaaatattttttttgatgtttttactCATCTTGAGTGAATCTATATCTTTGTATtggtgaatgtaactttcttatCCTttatggtggggcaacgactgtcgttataacacggctgttccgtttcacacacctcgtgcccacttacaagttaccatatatgtaactgtgtgttggatgaatgtaactttctcaTTTTTACATGGCGgcgcaacgacagttgttataacatggttgttctgtttcatacacctcgtgccagtttacaagttaccacatatgtaacatatttatcctcatatggcgggacaacgacagtcgttataacatggttgttctgtaccatcatacacctcgtgccagtttacaagttaccacatatgtaacttattatcctcgcatggcggggcaacgacagttgttataacacggctgttctgtttcatgcacctcgtgccagtttacaagttaccacatatgtaacatatttatcctcacatggcggggcaacgacagtcgttataacacgggtgttctgtttcatacacctcgtgccagtttacaagttaccacatatgtaacttattatcctcacatggcggggcaacgacagtcgttatagcacggctgttctgtttcatacat
This window harbors:
- the LOC100177847 gene encoding solute carrier family 22 member 4-like, with the translated sequence MTKFSDVIDYVAGNGFFYVFLILLVNGCNIPVSMMHTSAVFISNTPKFRCYIDEIDNPSHTWNNNVTGNNIAHMFLPWKEGKQSYDSCRRKIYNLSSCDEANIECVRGLVATNATFTSVSCNGSYLFDHSVFKSTTVTEWNLVCDRATLKTISTSIYFLGVFFGSVMAGVLSDKFGRVFILRVASVVSAIIIALNGISPNVYVFYLLQFLTGVVCMGTIMSSVVYAIEIAKEKHRLLAGIFCNVMFGVGCALFSVIAYFIRDWRNIEFAVALLFVPCILDAFIMVESPRWLYGRNRTDEAKESCKRIARMNGVKFDDGIWDNLDDKPKSSEESHNSLTEIFVRPYSRFLICSVMFIWAVTSLVYYGLILNGGSLAGDIFWNNALGGLVEVFADITFYFMVLKVGVRNLVATTLFIASFSCIASTVVAQTGSGNTALETLGLIFAMIGRFGTSGSFAMIFVQCPQLFPTSGRTTALGLSSMAARIGSILSPFTIQVQEDIPWLSPVIFGILAFFAASLALTFPRTSGKPLTMNFDEAEKVFKIHYQKNVFPRIPFMKTKRVTADTDLEETKKMVSADSPSTAYTSDC